Below is a genomic region from Rubrobacter calidifluminis.
TCTCCTTCTGGGACGCCCTGATCGTGGAGGCCGCGCTCCGTGGAGGGGCGGACCGCATTCTGACCGAAGATCTCCAGCACGGGCAGAGGATCGAAAGCCTCACCATCGAGAACCCTTTCCTGGAGATCGCAGGAGGGTGAGGCGACGGCAAGACGCCGGGACGCTCTCTTCCTACCCAGTGGCGGCGGATCAGAAGTAAACGGGCGAGGAGGGCTTCAGTGGGGGAGTCCTGCCACGCTGCATCCTCCGAGATGCCGACGCTCGAGGTGTTTGCGGGATCACTCGCCAACCAGATGATGGCGCTGCTGAAAGATCCGGCGGTGGCCCTCGATGACCACCACGCCATTCGAGCCTCCCGCCATGCACCTGCCCATCGCCGGCCGCGTCGACCGGTTGCCGTCACTCGCAAGGCTGCGCCCGCTCTCCGACATGGGTATTGAAACAGCGATCGGAATGGTCCCAGCCGTCGGCCGGATCGGCCCCTGGGGATCATCGGCCAGCCAGCTCATACCGGAAATTGCGGTCCCATAAGGGGTCCAGACGGGGTGCTGTGGCACCCCTGCCATGCCCTCACCGCCGGGGCGCCTGCGAGCAACCCCAGGCCCATTAAGTTTTCCTGGCGGTTCGAATATGCGAGCTGGCGCACCTCTAGCTCCGTCTGGTATATACTAATGATATATATCATTGGGAGGTGGTCTGCGTGGAGAAGGCGAAGCTGTTCAAGAGCGGTCGCAGCCAAGCGGTGAGGTTGCCCAAGGAGTTCCGCTTCGAGGGAAAGGAGGTTTACATTAAGAAGGTGGGGGAGGCGGTGGTGCTGCTCCCGCGCGAAGATTCCTGGCGAACGCTGTACGAGAGCCTGGGTTTGTTCTCGGAGGATTTCATGGAAGAGCGCGCACAACCGGCCTCGGAAGACGAGCGGGAGCCTCTCTTTGGATAGGGACTTCAGATCTATGCCTTCGGTGAGGCGGGGTCACGGAACAAATGCGCCGTCCGGCGGAGCGGAGGACCAGGAGCTGCCATGCCACGGCTGAGCCGCATTCTGGACACCAACATCTGTATTCACCTGATCCGGTACCACCCACCGGAGGTTCTCCGGCGGTTCGAAGACTTCGAGGTCGGCGAGGTTGGCCTCTCCGTCATCACGGTCGCAGAGCTGCTCTACGGGGTGGAGAAAAGTGCCCGGCCACAGCAAAACCGTAAGGCCCTGCAGCAGTTCCTGCTGCCCCTGGAGATCGTGAGTTTCGGAGAGGAGGCCACCGCGAGCTATGGGAAGGTAAGGGCGTCACTGGAGAAGCGTGGCACGCCCATAGGTCCGCTGGATACGCTCATCGCCGCCCACGCCCTCAGCCTGGATGCCACGCTGGTAACCAACAACACCCGCGAGTTCGTGCGCGTACACGGCCTCCAGCTGGAGGACTGGACGACCCCCTGACAACCTCCGGAAACTCTCTAAAATAGCTTATGTAAATGTATATTTTCACAAGCTATAATGGTGGGGCGAGGAGAGAGATCAGGGAAGAGTTGCGAGGATGGCTGGCATCGAGAAGAACGAGGACGGAACGTCCCTCACCGGCGTACCTGTCGATGAGATCATCCTTCCCGAGAGGTTGCCTCTGGATGAGAATCCGGTCTCTGCGTACCTGGCTTCCCTTTCCGAGAACTCGCGCAGGCCGGTACGCACGAGCCTTGAGACCGTAGCAAGCTTTCTCTCCGGCGGACGAGCTTCTGCGATGGAGCTCGCCTGGTGGAAGATCGGCTACCAGCACATGACGCTCGTTCGCTCTGCTGTGGCCGGGGCTTACGCGCCATCGACGGCCAACCTGATGCTCTCCGCCGTAAGAGGAGTCTTGAGAGCCTGCTTCAGGCTCGGTTACATCTCAGCAGACGAGCTGCAGCGGGCGATAGACGTCCCCCCCGTTCGCGGCAGACGCCTCCCCCCTGGAAGGGCCATAGAACGCGGCGAGCTCTATGCCCTCTTCAGAGTATGCTACACAGATAACAAAAAAGCCCGGGGGGCGCGAGATGCGGCCCTGTTTGCTCTTCTGTATGTGTGTGGGCTCAGGAGGAGCGAGGCCGTCGCCCTCGATCTCTCCGACTACGACCCCGAAACGCTCGAGGTCAGGGTGAGGGGCAAGGGGAACAAGGAACGGCTCGTCTACGCCGAGGGAGGAGCCGACAGGGTTATAGACGCTTGGATAGAGCTCAGGGGGGATGGCGAAGGGGCGCTGCTCCTTCCCGTAAACAAGGGCGGGAGGATAATCTATGAGCGGGAGGACGTGGGTGGTGAGAGGCGTCCCGCCAGGATGAGCGACCAGGCAGTCTACGACATAGTGAGAAGGCGCCAGCGAGAGGCGGGGGTGAAGAAGCTCTCCCCGCACGACTTCCGCAAGACCTTCATCGGGGATCTTCTGGATGCGATAGGGGATCTCTCTGCCGCCCAACAGCTGGCGGGACATGCCGACCCTGGGACGACGGCACGCTATGACAGACGTGGGGAGCGTGCCAAGAGGAAGGCGGCAAGCCACCTGCACGTCCCCTACTTCGAAGAAAACAGGTAAGAATGCCGAAGAGTTTGCACGTGATCTGGTCCTGTGGGATGGGCCAAAGAGGAAGTATATCCCTGGTGAAAGATCTGAGGAAGGAGGACCGGTGGAGAGCCAGCCCTCATCGGCTCTTTTCACCCACCTCCTCAGAAGAAGGGTCCGGTTGGTTCGACCACCTCGATGCCGTACTTGATCTCCCGCAGGTAGGACCTGAAGTTGCCTGTGCGCCGTGGGGCGTCTCAAGGAACATAATGTCGTCCGGGTCTGGTGACTCTACCCTAAGCGGCGGCGTGTTCACCTCGATACCCTTTCCCTTCACGAACGCCAGCGGTGCTCTGACATCCCTGGGCGGGAATCCGAATTTATTTCTCCGAAGCGATTAGGCCCATTCGGTAATGATGCGGGTATCATAAGCTACGATAATATCGTGACCAGAAGAAGATCAGCCACCCTTACCGGAAGACCAAAGCTGTTGAGCAGCCCGGAGACCAGCACATTGGTATCCAGCACCACTCTCTCCTGGCTCATTCCCCAGACCTCTCCTCACAGTTTGCCCTTATCTCTTCCTCGCCTATCCGGTTTAGGCTTTTCTCTGCTCCAGCTTTGCGCATTCGCAGGAACGGCCGCCCGTGCGCTTATCCTCCTTAGCGCCGTTTACCGTCTCCTAGAGATCGAGATTTTCCTCTCATATCGCCATCATCAGCATTATGGGCTTGCTCCGGGAGGTGAGACCAAC
It encodes:
- the vapB gene encoding type II toxin-antitoxin system antitoxin VapB: MEKAKLFKSGRSQAVRLPKEFRFEGKEVYIKKVGEAVVLLPREDSWRTLYESLGLFSEDFMEERAQPASEDEREPLFG
- the vapC gene encoding type II toxin-antitoxin system tRNA(fMet)-specific endonuclease VapC, giving the protein MPRLSRILDTNICIHLIRYHPPEVLRRFEDFEVGEVGLSVITVAELLYGVEKSARPQQNRKALQQFLLPLEIVSFGEEATASYGKVRASLEKRGTPIGPLDTLIAAHALSLDATLVTNNTREFVRVHGLQLEDWTTP
- a CDS encoding tyrosine-type recombinase/integrase; its protein translation is MAGIEKNEDGTSLTGVPVDEIILPERLPLDENPVSAYLASLSENSRRPVRTSLETVASFLSGGRASAMELAWWKIGYQHMTLVRSAVAGAYAPSTANLMLSAVRGVLRACFRLGYISADELQRAIDVPPVRGRRLPPGRAIERGELYALFRVCYTDNKKARGARDAALFALLYVCGLRRSEAVALDLSDYDPETLEVRVRGKGNKERLVYAEGGADRVIDAWIELRGDGEGALLLPVNKGGRIIYEREDVGGERRPARMSDQAVYDIVRRRQREAGVKKLSPHDFRKTFIGDLLDAIGDLSAAQQLAGHADPGTTARYDRRGERAKRKAASHLHVPYFEENR